From Oryza sativa Japonica Group chromosome 4, ASM3414082v1, one genomic window encodes:
- the LOC4335865 gene encoding 40S ribosomal protein S10-2, whose product MIIPKKNRNEICKYLFQEGVLYAKKDYNLAKHPQIDVPNLQVIKLMQSFKSKEYVRETFSWQYYYWYLTNDGIEHLRNYLNLPSEIVPATLKKSARPPGRPFGSGPPGDRPRGPPRFEGDRPRFGDRDGYRGGPRGAPGDFGGEKGGAPAEFQPSFRSSGGRPGFGRGGGGGFGAGPTSSSME is encoded by the exons ATG ATCATCCCGAAGAAGAACCGCAATGAGATCTGCAAGTACCTCTTCCAAG AGGGAGTGCTGTATGCCAAGAAGGACTACAACCTGGCGAAGCACCCGCAGATCGATGTGCCGAACCTGCAGGTGATCAAGCTCATGCAGAGCTTCAAGTCCAAGGAGTACGTCAGGGAGACCTTCTCCTGGCAGTACTACTACTGGTACCTCACCAACGATGGCATTGAGCACCTGCGCAACTACCTTAACCTGCCATCTGAGATTGTGCCTGCCACACTCAAGAAGTCTGCCAGGCCACCTGGCCGCCCATTTGGTTCTGGCCCACCTGGCGACCGCCCAAG GGGCCCGCCTCGCTTTGAAGGGGACAGGCCAAGGTTTGGTGACAGAGATGGGTACCGTGGTGGTCCTCGTGGTGCTCCTGGTGACTTTGGTGGTGAGAAGGGTGGAGCTCCTGCTGAGTTCCAGCCATCCTTTAGG AGCTCTGGTGGCAGACCTGGCTTtggccgtggtggtggcggaggcttTGGCGCTGGCCCGACCTCTTCCTCGATGGAGTGA